One segment of Anatilimnocola aggregata DNA contains the following:
- a CDS encoding FadR/GntR family transcriptional regulator, translating into MQLEAIDRHTTADLIVERIAGVIKDRKLAAGERLPGEHELVAQLKVSRPILREALARLQSMGLVDIQRGRGTFVGNATSLANCVRLLRSAVTISPQELISYAELRSAIEVQAARQAAENATDEDVAALTAILKKLDDDDLPYPEALELDFQFHRKLLDIAGNPLMRNLMEVIYEFVLTQMARTTPSQRDNQVGRRLHKAILRAVRERNPDAAAEAMQRHMQAVRDRLCMVM; encoded by the coding sequence ATGCAACTTGAAGCCATTGATCGGCATACCACGGCGGATTTGATCGTCGAGCGAATCGCCGGTGTGATTAAAGATCGCAAACTGGCGGCGGGAGAGCGTTTGCCGGGCGAGCATGAACTCGTGGCACAACTCAAGGTGAGTCGGCCGATTTTGCGAGAAGCGCTCGCGCGGCTGCAAAGCATGGGGCTGGTAGATATCCAGCGTGGTCGCGGAACGTTCGTCGGTAATGCGACGAGTCTCGCGAACTGCGTGCGGCTGCTGCGATCGGCAGTCACGATATCGCCTCAGGAATTGATTTCGTATGCCGAGTTGCGATCGGCGATCGAAGTCCAAGCGGCGCGTCAGGCGGCGGAGAATGCCACGGATGAAGATGTCGCCGCATTGACGGCCATTCTGAAAAAGCTCGACGACGATGACCTGCCTTACCCGGAAGCCCTGGAACTCGATTTCCAGTTTCATCGCAAATTGCTCGACATCGCCGGCAATCCGTTGATGCGGAATCTGATGGAAGTGATTTATGAATTCGTGCTAACACAGATGGCACGCACCACTCCCTCGCAGCGAGACAATCAAGTAGGACGACGACTTCACAAGGCGATTCTACGGGCGGTTCGGGAACGAAACCCCGATGCGGCCGCCGAGGCTATGCAACGGCACATGCAAGCGGTACGTGATCGCTTGTGCATGGTCATGTGA
- a CDS encoding PSD1 and planctomycete cytochrome C domain-containing protein, whose amino-acid sequence MSMRMLPLICIGIFTLIATVAAEDRAVPTPEQLTFFETKIRPVLVTHCYECHAAGAKIIQGGLRLDHRAGLLKGGDTGAAIVTGKAEQSLLIKAMKYDGLEMPPKKKLPDAVIKDFEAWIAMGAADPRESDDLPAAIRTIDLEAGRKFWAFQSVTDPVVPKVKDESWPIDALDRFILARLEPANLGPAVDADRYTWLRRVSLDLTGLPPTPGEIDAFIRDNSPRACETVVDRLLSSRAYGERWARHWLDLTGYADMMGTSNNVFAEHAWRYRDYLIEAFHKDKPFDRFVREQIAGDLLPAASPPERAENITATGFLMVGDVEIVEPDKAKMEADHIDTQVAKIGTAFLSMTLGCVRCHDHKFDPIALPDYYGIAGILRSSPSTHKIPFGVWSLLNSTDLPETPDQLAARQQLEAEHAEKIAAMKAERDRLEAEKKTIMEELALLEKAEKEIKKEGETPPPAEQVAAHEDKKQTLTKRRDELNEQTRKLGPAVQHAEFFSSKTPQAFAMHDGDQPADMPIYIRGNPYSPGAVVPRGVIQVASWDKLPAIPSGQSGRLQLADWLADKRNPLTPRVTVNRIWQKLFGEGLVRSVDYFGTRGELPSHPELLDHLATRFMQHGWSQKRLIRSIVLSRTYRMSSTNDAAAMKVDPDNRLLWRMNRQRLDAEALRDQLLAVSGELKPSAGGPALVLEEPENCGELRKSGVNPPNYSHRKPRAGEEYIRTIYLPVMRTNTATHDRLRSFFDFVNPAQIAGQRSQTVVPTQSLFLLNNDLFRKRAKSLADQLIAELPQPEMRLNQLWLRVFNRPITSAERDDALAFLTQLETTLETKDAAARESLRWQELCHTLLASNEFLFRI is encoded by the coding sequence ATGAGTATGCGAATGCTCCCGCTCATCTGCATTGGTATTTTCACTTTGATCGCCACGGTGGCTGCGGAGGATCGAGCCGTACCGACACCAGAGCAACTCACGTTCTTTGAAACGAAGATTCGTCCGGTGTTGGTAACGCATTGCTATGAATGCCATGCGGCAGGTGCGAAGATTATTCAAGGTGGATTGCGGCTCGATCATCGCGCCGGATTGCTTAAAGGAGGCGACACCGGCGCAGCGATTGTGACGGGCAAAGCAGAGCAGAGCCTGCTCATCAAGGCGATGAAATATGACGGCCTCGAAATGCCGCCGAAGAAAAAGCTGCCGGACGCGGTGATCAAAGATTTCGAAGCCTGGATTGCCATGGGAGCAGCCGATCCCCGCGAAAGCGACGATCTTCCGGCCGCCATACGCACCATTGATCTCGAAGCCGGACGAAAGTTCTGGGCGTTTCAATCGGTCACCGATCCTGTCGTGCCGAAGGTGAAGGACGAGTCCTGGCCGATCGATGCCCTCGATCGTTTTATCTTGGCTCGATTGGAGCCGGCAAACCTAGGTCCGGCCGTTGATGCCGATCGATACACATGGCTGCGGCGAGTGAGTCTCGATCTGACCGGTCTGCCACCGACGCCCGGCGAGATTGACGCCTTCATCCGCGACAATTCACCGCGTGCTTGCGAGACGGTCGTCGACCGCCTGCTGAGTTCTCGCGCCTATGGCGAGCGCTGGGCCAGGCATTGGCTCGATCTCACCGGCTATGCCGACATGATGGGAACTTCGAATAACGTCTTTGCCGAGCATGCGTGGCGCTATCGTGACTATTTGATCGAAGCGTTTCATAAGGACAAGCCATTCGATCGCTTCGTGCGCGAACAGATCGCAGGTGACTTGCTTCCCGCCGCATCACCGCCGGAACGAGCGGAGAACATTACGGCCACCGGTTTTCTCATGGTCGGCGATGTCGAGATCGTCGAGCCCGACAAAGCGAAAATGGAAGCCGATCACATCGACACACAGGTGGCCAAGATCGGCACGGCATTTCTCAGCATGACGCTCGGCTGTGTGCGTTGCCACGATCACAAGTTCGATCCCATTGCACTGCCTGATTATTACGGCATCGCGGGAATCTTACGCAGTTCGCCTTCCACGCACAAAATTCCTTTTGGTGTGTGGAGTTTGCTCAACTCAACCGACTTACCCGAGACACCTGATCAACTCGCCGCGCGGCAACAACTCGAAGCAGAACACGCGGAGAAAATCGCGGCGATGAAGGCCGAACGCGACCGACTGGAAGCTGAAAAGAAAACGATCATGGAAGAACTCGCGCTATTGGAGAAAGCCGAGAAAGAGATCAAGAAAGAAGGCGAAACGCCGCCGCCAGCGGAGCAAGTTGCAGCGCATGAAGACAAAAAGCAAACGCTCACGAAGCGGCGCGATGAACTCAATGAGCAAACACGAAAACTCGGACCGGCCGTCCAACACGCGGAGTTCTTCTCATCGAAGACGCCCCAAGCGTTCGCCATGCACGACGGCGATCAACCTGCCGACATGCCGATTTATATTCGCGGGAATCCTTATTCTCCAGGTGCTGTTGTTCCGCGTGGCGTGATACAGGTTGCTTCCTGGGATAAACTTCCCGCGATTCCATCCGGTCAAAGCGGTCGTTTGCAACTCGCCGACTGGCTCGCCGACAAACGCAATCCACTCACGCCGCGCGTCACGGTCAATCGCATCTGGCAGAAGCTGTTCGGGGAAGGACTGGTCCGTAGCGTCGATTATTTCGGCACACGCGGAGAATTGCCTTCGCACCCGGAATTGCTCGATCATCTCGCGACCCGATTCATGCAACACGGCTGGTCGCAGAAGCGTTTGATTCGTTCGATCGTGCTCAGCCGGACTTATCGCATGAGCAGTACGAACGATGCGGCGGCCATGAAAGTCGATCCCGACAATCGTTTGTTGTGGCGGATGAATCGTCAACGACTCGATGCCGAAGCGTTGCGTGATCAACTGCTGGCGGTGAGTGGTGAACTCAAGCCGAGCGCAGGCGGACCAGCCTTGGTTCTGGAAGAACCTGAGAATTGTGGTGAACTGCGGAAGTCGGGAGTGAATCCACCCAACTACTCGCATCGCAAACCGCGTGCGGGTGAAGAGTACATCCGCACGATTTACCTTCCCGTGATGCGCACCAACACCGCGACGCATGATCGCCTGCGATCGTTCTTCGACTTCGTGAATCCCGCGCAGATCGCAGGACAACGGAGTCAAACCGTCGTGCCGACCCAATCGCTGTTCCTGTTGAACAACGACCTATTCCGCAAACGCGCGAAGTCATTAGCCGATCAACTCATCGCCGAATTACCACAGCCTGAAATGCGACTGAATCAACTCTGGCTACGAGTCTTCAATCGCCCCATCACCTCCGCCGAGCGCGACGATGCCCTGGCCTTCCTCACGCAACTCGAAACAACTCTTGAAACCAAGGACGCCGCTGCGCGCGAGTCGCTCCGCTGGCAAGAACTTTGTCACACGCTGTTGGCATCGAATGAATTCCTGTTTCGAATTTAG
- a CDS encoding DUF1592 domain-containing protein, whose protein sequence is MKPTLTLLTALLLAMRAVEPAGAGELPLVFIKKHCVECHDNSTTEGGFRADLLGKELADSANHKAWSRVLARVQSGEMPPKDAARLPETEIGAALTALKTAFHEDAQIRHRVAGRVRVRRLTRLEYENTVRDLLDIDTPLRDLLPEDDLRDGFGNQTEALSISPVHIQQYMAAADRAIEAASARQARPETKTHRFAFNHEAEKPWSAYAHNRLQCNLHGEDLHFFLDTHIEVPVALRQFEAVTRETPGRYRIRVATESRDTTDGEDLIFSVWVAAGGKRKELLGHFDAKHRQESVVELTRPFERGETIIIAPYRMAKVRIDSGYSVYLPDKPEKIPKGWHFINNPNPPIATVGPAIVVKPIEITGPLLESWPPAGHRLLYGNEAESAPAVEIAKAARVPDVILRPVRAGRALKDPLTVRLPTEKAEAALSEALTRFMSRAFRRPATVDEVEFYHAMARARLAKGECLEVAMNAAHRAVLCSPDFLFLVEREPKLKSHELASRLSYFLWRTAPDDRLRVLADKGELSKPDVLRNEVARMLASPRFENFVRDFPAHWLNLREIDATTPDRDLFPEYFEAIHDGRQDVLLHDSIVGETRAFFRDLVERDLGAATLVSARHAFLNQRLAEHYDLPGVKGAGLRRVDLPEESVRGGLLTQASILKVTANGANTSPVLRGVWLLERIVGTPAPPPPPNAGGIEPDTRGSTTIREQLAKHQSVKSCAGCHQKIDPPGFVLEAFDPIGRYRDYYRTTETGQKLPNERVFFGGHYGGVKYLKGHSVDTRSRLPDGTEVVDVRAYKAALAARPDMLARNLVRKLATFATGASVEVGDELIVDTILKKAESSQFGLRTLIHEVVQSELVTRK, encoded by the coding sequence ATGAAACCCACCCTCACTCTGCTCACTGCCCTGCTGCTCGCAATGCGTGCCGTAGAACCCGCCGGCGCTGGTGAATTGCCGCTCGTGTTTATCAAAAAGCATTGTGTGGAGTGTCACGACAACTCGACCACCGAGGGCGGCTTCCGGGCCGATCTTCTCGGAAAGGAACTTGCCGACTCGGCGAATCACAAGGCTTGGAGTCGCGTGCTGGCGCGGGTGCAAAGCGGCGAGATGCCTCCCAAGGACGCGGCACGCCTTCCGGAAACGGAGATCGGCGCGGCGCTCACGGCGTTGAAGACTGCGTTTCATGAGGACGCGCAGATTCGTCACCGCGTAGCCGGACGTGTGCGGGTGCGTCGGCTGACACGGCTCGAGTACGAGAACACGGTTCGCGATCTGCTCGACATCGACACGCCGCTGCGCGATCTGTTGCCTGAGGATGATCTGCGCGATGGGTTCGGCAATCAGACGGAAGCGTTGAGCATCTCACCCGTTCACATTCAGCAGTACATGGCGGCGGCGGATCGAGCGATCGAAGCGGCGAGCGCGCGGCAGGCGCGGCCGGAAACGAAAACGCATCGCTTCGCTTTCAATCACGAGGCGGAAAAGCCGTGGTCCGCCTACGCCCACAATCGTCTGCAATGCAACCTACACGGCGAGGACTTGCACTTCTTCCTCGACACGCACATCGAAGTGCCCGTTGCTCTGCGACAGTTTGAAGCGGTAACACGCGAGACACCGGGGCGATATCGTATTCGCGTCGCGACGGAATCGCGCGACACGACCGACGGCGAGGATCTCATTTTCAGCGTTTGGGTCGCTGCCGGCGGAAAGCGGAAGGAACTGCTCGGGCACTTCGACGCGAAGCATCGCCAAGAGAGCGTTGTTGAGCTGACTCGTCCGTTTGAGCGCGGCGAGACGATCATCATCGCGCCTTATCGAATGGCGAAAGTGCGGATCGACTCGGGCTACAGCGTGTATTTGCCCGACAAGCCGGAGAAGATTCCGAAAGGTTGGCACTTTATCAACAACCCCAATCCGCCCATTGCCACGGTTGGTCCTGCAATCGTGGTGAAGCCCATTGAGATCACCGGACCGCTGCTGGAGAGCTGGCCGCCGGCGGGGCATCGGCTGCTTTACGGGAATGAAGCCGAGTCGGCTCCGGCTGTCGAGATCGCGAAAGCCGCGCGAGTGCCCGATGTGATTCTGCGTCCGGTGCGAGCGGGCCGAGCGCTTAAAGATCCGCTCACCGTGCGATTGCCGACAGAGAAGGCCGAAGCCGCCTTGAGCGAGGCGCTCACGCGTTTCATGAGCCGCGCCTTTCGTCGGCCCGCGACCGTCGACGAGGTCGAGTTCTATCACGCGATGGCTCGCGCGCGACTGGCGAAAGGCGAGTGTCTCGAAGTCGCGATGAATGCCGCGCATCGAGCCGTGCTCTGTTCGCCCGACTTTCTGTTTCTGGTCGAGCGCGAGCCGAAGTTAAAGAGCCATGAGTTAGCCTCGCGACTCTCATACTTTCTGTGGCGTACGGCTCCCGATGACCGGTTGCGCGTCCTCGCAGACAAGGGCGAACTCTCCAAACCCGATGTGTTGCGTAACGAAGTCGCTCGCATGCTCGCCTCGCCGCGCTTTGAGAATTTCGTTCGTGACTTTCCGGCTCATTGGCTCAACCTGCGCGAGATCGACGCAACGACGCCGGACCGCGATCTCTTTCCCGAATACTTCGAGGCCATTCACGACGGACGGCAAGACGTGCTACTACACGATTCGATCGTGGGCGAAACGCGCGCTTTCTTCCGGGATCTCGTGGAGCGTGATCTCGGAGCGGCAACGCTCGTCTCGGCGCGGCATGCGTTTCTCAATCAACGCTTGGCCGAACACTACGACCTACCGGGAGTGAAAGGTGCCGGCCTGCGTCGAGTGGACTTGCCTGAAGAGAGCGTTCGCGGCGGATTGCTCACGCAGGCGAGTATTCTCAAAGTGACCGCCAATGGAGCGAACACATCGCCGGTCCTGCGCGGCGTGTGGCTCTTGGAGCGAATCGTCGGCACGCCCGCTCCGCCTCCGCCGCCGAATGCCGGAGGCATCGAACCCGATACGCGCGGATCAACCACCATCCGCGAGCAACTCGCCAAGCACCAATCGGTGAAGAGCTGCGCCGGCTGTCATCAGAAGATCGATCCGCCCGGCTTCGTGCTTGAGGCATTCGATCCGATCGGGCGTTACCGCGACTACTACCGCACGACGGAAACCGGCCAAAAATTGCCGAACGAGCGAGTCTTCTTCGGCGGTCATTACGGCGGCGTGAAATATCTTAAAGGCCATTCGGTTGACACGCGGAGCCGGCTTCCCGACGGCACGGAGGTCGTCGATGTACGAGCCTACAAAGCCGCCCTCGCTGCGCGACCCGATATGCTCGCTCGCAACCTCGTCCGCAAGCTCGCAACCTTCGCCACCGGAGCGAGTGTGGAGGTCGGCGACGAACTAATCGTCGATACCATTCTGAAGAAAGCCGAATCGTCGCAATTCGGCCTTCGCACTCTCATTCATGAAGTCGTGCAGAGCGAACTCGTCACTCGGAAATAG
- a CDS encoding dihydrolipoamide acetyltransferase family protein, producing MAQEITIPRLGWSMEEGIFVKWLKAPGEFIRTGEMVFLLEGEKAAHEIESLDSGYLSVPDDAPRPGATVKVGQVIGFLLAEGEAPPASVGKPPASTSPASSFPAFARATSLSLPAVAPPSVKMPLAPAVLAATGTMPRAAGPAARRLARQLGIDLNAVFTPDPTDRVLCEDIQRAAKTQWHSDQPAGPAQIATPRARRRARELGVDWTQLPGTGRNGRIRERDVISQSMATAGSQTHSPEPAPVTLGKHTPASKLRRILAQRILAGVTQAAPVTLTTKVDAAPLVAYRANLKNLAPQGQAPSFNDILIGLAAQTLRALPELNACWHRDGIHAYEAIHIATAVDTPAGLLAPVIRHADQLSVAQIAEQTRQLIAQARAGRLNQTYLEGGTFTVTNLGMFGIDTFTPILNLPQAGILGIGRIVEEPVVRAGRLEIGHTLSLSLTFDHRVVDGAPAARWLQRLCEHIQTPENQPGS from the coding sequence ATGGCCCAGGAAATCACCATTCCGCGCCTTGGCTGGTCTATGGAGGAAGGAATCTTCGTCAAGTGGCTAAAGGCGCCCGGCGAATTCATCCGCACCGGCGAGATGGTCTTCTTGCTCGAAGGAGAAAAGGCGGCCCACGAGATTGAGTCTTTGGATTCGGGTTACCTGAGTGTGCCCGATGATGCGCCGCGCCCCGGCGCCACCGTCAAAGTCGGACAAGTGATCGGCTTTCTCCTGGCCGAAGGCGAAGCCCCGCCAGCGTCCGTGGGGAAACCGCCGGCCAGCACTTCCCCGGCCAGCAGCTTTCCCGCGTTCGCGAGGGCCACGTCTTTGTCGCTGCCCGCAGTGGCGCCGCCTTCCGTGAAGATGCCGCTCGCGCCTGCAGTGCTGGCTGCCACTGGAACAATGCCACGCGCCGCCGGTCCGGCCGCTCGAAGACTCGCCCGGCAATTGGGGATCGACCTCAACGCGGTCTTCACACCCGACCCGACAGACCGGGTCCTCTGCGAGGATATTCAACGAGCTGCCAAGACCCAGTGGCACTCCGACCAGCCCGCGGGGCCGGCACAAATCGCTACGCCGCGCGCCCGTCGTCGGGCGAGAGAACTCGGCGTGGACTGGACGCAGCTCCCTGGAACCGGACGCAACGGGCGCATTCGCGAGCGCGATGTCATTTCGCAATCGATGGCGACAGCAGGAAGCCAGACCCACTCGCCCGAACCCGCGCCGGTAACTCTTGGCAAACACACTCCTGCTTCCAAACTGCGCCGCATCCTGGCACAGCGCATACTCGCCGGAGTGACACAAGCCGCGCCGGTCACCTTGACCACCAAAGTCGATGCCGCCCCGCTCGTGGCCTATCGTGCCAACCTCAAGAACCTCGCTCCGCAAGGCCAGGCGCCCAGTTTCAACGACATCCTGATCGGGCTGGCCGCACAAACCCTGCGAGCCCTGCCGGAACTCAACGCCTGTTGGCATCGGGACGGAATCCACGCCTACGAGGCCATTCACATCGCCACCGCAGTCGACACCCCTGCGGGTTTGTTGGCCCCGGTCATTCGTCATGCGGACCAATTGAGCGTCGCGCAAATCGCCGAACAGACTCGTCAACTGATCGCGCAGGCGCGGGCCGGTCGGCTGAATCAAACGTATCTCGAAGGTGGAACGTTCACGGTGACCAACCTGGGAATGTTCGGCATCGACACGTTCACGCCGATCCTCAACCTGCCTCAAGCCGGGATTCTCGGAATCGGTCGGATTGTGGAAGAACCGGTCGTGAGAGCCGGCCGCCTGGAGATCGGACACACCCTCTCCCTCAGTCTCACATTCGATCATCGCGTCGTCGACGGCGCCCCTGCCGCCCGCTGGTTACAGCGCCTTTGCGAACACATACAAACACCCGAGAACCAACCCGGCTCTTGA
- a CDS encoding DUF1552 domain-containing protein, with protein MISLPRRHFLKNAGIAIGLPLLDSMLPSKSFGDAPTSPLRRMVCIGVPFGFDPTAFVPVATGSDYVLPSHLTHLEDYRNDFTVISGLSHPNTGGGGHKAEAVMLTGAPYPDYSYNLKNTISVDQAFAARFRGETRYESFVLTTQGQSLSVTSNGVAIPAMDRPSAVFKKLFLAATPAEMEAELHRIDEGRSMLDLVGDRAKNLNRQLGTADRQRVEEYFESVRDVERQLKMTREWVNRPKPQAVGGEPKDISDNQLQKAKFQLMIDMIHLALVTDSTRAVSLMTFGMHHDLSHHGKEPKKLAACRQVEVELIQAFGGLLAKLKNSKEGGSTLLDSTMVLMTSNLRDGNTHWTYNLPAILAGGGFKHGRHLAFNQPYLQEVKQELNAAPDSKFNPEKKIPLMGQDQQPLCNLYTSMLRNGGVEVERFGSATGPLEGLV; from the coding sequence GTGATATCACTTCCACGCCGTCACTTTCTGAAGAACGCAGGCATTGCCATAGGCTTGCCGTTGCTTGATTCCATGCTCCCCTCGAAAAGCTTCGGCGATGCGCCGACCTCTCCGCTGCGACGCATGGTCTGCATTGGCGTCCCCTTCGGCTTTGATCCGACGGCGTTCGTGCCTGTTGCGACAGGCAGCGATTACGTCTTGCCCTCGCACCTTACTCATCTCGAAGACTATCGCAACGACTTCACGGTGATCAGCGGTTTGAGTCATCCCAACACCGGCGGCGGCGGACACAAGGCCGAGGCCGTCATGCTCACCGGTGCGCCTTATCCCGACTATTCTTACAATCTCAAAAACACGATCTCGGTCGACCAAGCATTCGCCGCGCGATTTCGTGGTGAGACTCGCTACGAGAGCTTCGTGCTCACTACGCAAGGCCAATCGCTTTCGGTGACCTCCAACGGCGTGGCGATTCCCGCGATGGACCGCCCCTCGGCGGTATTCAAGAAACTGTTCCTCGCCGCCACTCCCGCGGAGATGGAAGCCGAACTGCACCGCATCGATGAAGGGCGCAGCATGCTCGACTTAGTCGGCGACCGGGCGAAGAACCTCAATCGTCAGCTCGGCACCGCCGACCGACAACGCGTCGAAGAGTACTTCGAATCGGTTCGCGATGTGGAACGCCAGCTCAAGATGACGCGTGAATGGGTGAATCGCCCCAAGCCCCAGGCCGTCGGCGGCGAACCGAAAGACATTAGCGACAATCAACTGCAGAAGGCGAAGTTCCAATTGATGATCGACATGATCCATCTCGCGCTGGTCACGGACTCCACCCGTGCAGTCAGCCTGATGACCTTCGGCATGCATCACGATCTGTCTCATCACGGCAAGGAGCCGAAGAAGCTCGCCGCCTGCCGGCAGGTTGAAGTGGAATTAATTCAGGCGTTCGGCGGTCTACTCGCCAAGCTTAAAAACTCCAAAGAGGGAGGCTCCACGTTGCTCGATTCCACCATGGTGTTGATGACCAGCAATCTGCGCGACGGCAATACCCATTGGACCTACAATCTGCCCGCCATTCTCGCCGGCGGCGGTTTCAAACACGGCCGGCATCTTGCCTTCAACCAGCCTTATCTCCAAGAAGTCAAGCAGGAACTCAACGCCGCGCCGGACTCGAAGTTCAACCCCGAGAAAAAGATTCCGCTCATGGGCCAGGATCAACAGCCGCTCTGTAATCTCTACACTTCGATGCTGCGAAATGGAGGCGTCGAGGTCGAGCGTTTCGGCTCCGCCACCGGTCCGCTCGAAGGGCTTGTGTAA
- a CDS encoding DUF1501 domain-containing protein, whose amino-acid sequence MSHALHLSRRRMLQSSACGFGSLALADILHAAAITNARIPGMTPKAKRVIFLFMAGGPSQMDLFDPKDFIRERHGQKIDSPLRKEVIQVGTEKYLALGAMAPVKPRGESGMMISDLMPQLSSVADDICLLRGMNADNPQHASATNQFHTGVFTEVRPSMGAWISYGLGTENQNLPSFVSIHAPGLRTYTSGFLPAEHQGTPLTVPLNDKTLPIENLRNASSSEAVQRQRIDLTKRLNQRLIDDLHGDANMEGMIQNMELAFRMQTTTPQLVDLSKESKETLERYGIGGKDSDKHGRACLLARKLSESGVRFVQVTMDGWDHHGDIRGNLPRLCNQTDQPVAGLLKDLKQRGLLNDTLVLWSGEFGRTPWSQDLSGTAPIDKHGREHQPESFCAWMAGGGVKGGFTFGETDEMGYRVINGKIHIHDLHATMLHLLGIDHTRLTWNHVGRDFRLTDVHGSVVKEILA is encoded by the coding sequence ATGTCACATGCACTCCACCTCTCACGTCGACGAATGCTACAAAGTTCCGCCTGCGGGTTCGGCTCGTTGGCTCTGGCCGATATTCTTCATGCCGCTGCAATCACCAATGCGCGCATTCCGGGAATGACACCCAAAGCGAAACGCGTCATCTTTCTGTTCATGGCGGGCGGGCCTTCACAGATGGATCTGTTCGACCCCAAGGATTTCATCCGCGAGCGACATGGTCAAAAGATCGATTCGCCGTTGCGGAAGGAAGTGATTCAAGTTGGCACGGAGAAGTATCTGGCCCTCGGAGCAATGGCACCCGTCAAGCCGCGAGGTGAGTCGGGAATGATGATCTCCGATCTCATGCCGCAGCTGTCGAGTGTCGCCGATGACATCTGCCTGCTGCGCGGCATGAACGCCGACAACCCGCAACATGCCAGTGCGACGAACCAGTTTCACACCGGTGTCTTCACCGAAGTGCGGCCTTCGATGGGCGCGTGGATTAGTTATGGACTCGGAACCGAAAATCAAAACCTGCCGAGCTTCGTCAGCATTCACGCACCCGGCTTGCGAACATACACATCTGGGTTTCTCCCCGCGGAACATCAAGGCACACCGCTGACAGTGCCGCTCAACGACAAGACATTGCCGATCGAGAACCTGCGGAATGCATCGAGTAGCGAGGCCGTTCAGCGGCAACGCATCGATTTGACAAAGCGTCTGAATCAGAGGCTGATCGACGATTTGCACGGCGACGCCAACATGGAAGGGATGATCCAAAACATGGAACTCGCCTTCCGTATGCAGACCACCACGCCGCAGCTGGTCGACCTCTCGAAAGAATCGAAAGAAACACTCGAACGGTACGGAATCGGCGGCAAGGATTCCGACAAGCACGGCCGTGCTTGCCTGTTAGCTCGCAAGCTGAGCGAGTCGGGCGTCCGCTTCGTCCAGGTAACGATGGATGGCTGGGACCATCACGGCGACATTCGCGGAAACCTGCCGAGACTCTGCAATCAGACGGATCAACCGGTTGCCGGGCTGCTGAAGGACTTGAAGCAGCGAGGCTTGCTCAACGACACGCTGGTCCTCTGGAGCGGCGAATTCGGCCGCACGCCGTGGAGCCAGGATCTCAGTGGCACCGCTCCGATCGACAAGCACGGACGTGAACATCAGCCCGAGAGTTTCTGTGCCTGGATGGCCGGCGGCGGCGTGAAAGGGGGCTTCACATTCGGCGAGACCGACGAGATGGGCTATCGCGTCATCAACGGCAAGATCCACATCCACGACCTGCACGCGACGATGCTGCACCTGCTCGGCATCGACCACACTCGCCTCACCTGGAACCACGTCGGCCGTGACTTCCGCCTGACCGACGTGCATGGCTCGGTGGTGAAGGAGATCCTGGCGTGA